A window from Podospora bellae-mahoneyi strain CBS 112042 chromosome 1 map unlocalized CBS112042p_1, whole genome shotgun sequence encodes these proteins:
- the OYE32_1 gene encoding NADH-dependent flavin oxidoreductase (EggNog:ENOG503NUUE; COG:C), with protein MTVSKLPTASAPAPGVPFYTPAQDPPAGTALMNDATPVPTVFTPLTIRGLTLQNRFAVSPMCMYSASNGHLTDFHLVHLGQYALHGTPLTIIEATAVTPNGRISPEDSGLWQDSQIAPIKRVTDFIHSQGQKVGIQLAHAGRKASTLAPWHYRTLGKEVATEELGGWPDDLWAPSPIPWAEGFPTPKEMTLEQIRGFVRSWKDAARRAVEAGVDLIEIHGAHGYLLTEFLSPITNQRTDQYGGLPFENRVRLLVEIITAVRSVIPESMPLFLRISATEWMSHLGQPSLDLGESKKIASLVADLGVDLLDVSSGGNNPAQKIEVHPYYQVDLASEIREHLRKEGKKMLIGAVGMITNAEMAKDVVESDGTVEVDGEHGTKAKADLVLVARQFLREPEFVPKVASELGVAVRLPLQYSRAPFPKKKKVEQGKL; from the exons aTGACAGTCTCAAAactccccaccgccagcgcccCTGCCCCCGGCGTCCCCTTCTACACACCCGCCCAAGACCCCCCAGCCGGCACCGCCCTCATGAATGATGCCACCCCCGTCCCAACCgtcttcacccccctcaccatccgcggcctcaccctccaaaaccgCTTCGCCGTCTCCCCCATGTGCATGTACTCGGCCTCCAACGGCCACCTGACCGACTTCCACCTTGTCCACCTGGGGCAGTACGCCCTCCACggcacccccctcaccatcatcgaaGCCACCGCCGTGACCCCCAACGGCCGCATCTCCCCGGAAGACTCGGGCCTCTGGCAAGACTCCCAGATTGCCCCCATCAAGCGCGTGACGGATTTCATCCACTCCCAGGGACAAAAAGTAGGGATCCAACTCGCCCACGCCGGGCGCAAAGCGTCTACCTTGGCCCCGTGGCATTATCGCACCCTAGGGAAGGAGGTGGCTACCGAAGAACTGGGCGGATGGCCGGATGATCTTTGGGCTCCCAGCCCCATCCCCTGGGCGGAGGGGTTCCCCACGCCAAAGGAGATGACGTTGGAGCAAATCAGGGGGTTTGTTCGGAGCTGGAAGGACGCTGCTAggcgggcggtggaggcCGGTGTTGACCTCATTGAGATTCACGGTGCTCACGGATACCTCCTCACCGAATTCTTGTCCCCAATCACAAAC CAAAGAACCGACCAGTACGGCGGCCTCCCCTTTGAGAACCGCGTCCGTCTCCTGGTGGAGATCATCACCGCCGTCCGCTCCGTCATCCCAGAATCCATGCCCCTCTTCCTTCGCATCTCAGCGACGGAGTGGATGTCCCACCTTGGCCAACCCTCCCTCGACCTCGGCGAATCCAAAAAGATTGCCTCCCTCGTTGCTGACCTGGGCGTTGATCTGTTGGATGTTTCCTCTGGCGGCAACAACCCTGCCCAGAAGATTGAAGTGCACCCGTACTATCAAGTTGATTTGGCGAGCGAGATTAGGGAGCATCTCAGGAaagagggcaagaagatgCTCATCGGAGCGGTGGGCATGATTACCAACGCCGAAATGGCcaaggatgtggtggagagtgatgggacggtggaggtggatggcgAACACGGgaccaaggccaaggcggaCTTGGTGCTGGTTGCGAGGCAGTTTTTGAGAGAGCCAGAGTTTGTGCCCAAGGTGGCGAGCGAGCTCGGGGTGGCGGTTAGGTTGCCGTTGCAGTATTCTAGGGCGCCTTTtccaaagaagaagaaggtggagcAGGGGAAGTTGTGA
- a CDS encoding uncharacterized protein (EggNog:ENOG503PDDC), translating to MRWSNKRSVIGDLEGCEVVRVLVGEEQREFTLHRKLLCDSCPFFRTNIEAIPTPSPSSASSSDQDEEDSVLWLPSEAPDMFEIFVLWLYQRRRFHTFMDDVIRTISPDECRAVRTNLVRLHLFAAIIDLPGLQDLAMDALQDMYLRFDWDMSPRFLAFIYGDCDPEHAVRLRKWGVAMLAWTLHGAEKAFLLNNQIDKLFAAFPQLKADYQLHLEKMQQSRADVRLKNPQLRLPANKLRSGERFFGFRQCTFHSHRATVGEGTCPHTLEMQRRPEGRQSATWFGRRESQYHRDVGSLGRAGGGGGEGMGMGSDEESDDDDDNIISPVGDLDLNEMSYLDLS from the exons ATGAGGTGGAGTAACAAGCGCTCTGTCATCGGGGA ccTCGAAGGCTGCGAAGTCGTCCGCGTCCTCGTGGGCGAGGAACAACGCGAATTCACCCTCCACCGCAAGCTCCTCTGCGACAGCTGCCCCTTTTTCAGAACCAACATCGAggccatccccaccccctccccttccagcGCCTCCAGTTCAGaccaagatgaagaagactcAGTCCTATGGCTCCCCTCCGAAGCACCAGACATGTTCGAAATCTTCGTCCTCTGGCTCTACCAACGCCGCCGCTTCCACACCTTCATGGACGACGTGATCCGCACCATCTCGCCCGACGAATGCCGCGCCGTCCGCACCAACCTCGtccgcctccacctcttCGCCGCGATAATCGACCTCCCCGGCCTCCAAGACCTAGCCATGGACGCCCTGCAGGACATGTACCTCCGTTTCGACTGGGACATGTCCCCCCGCTTCCTGGCGTTCATCTACGGCGACTGCGACCCCGAACATGCGGTCAGGCTCAGAAAATGGGGAGTGGCAATGCTAGCCTGGACGCTCCACGGCGCGGAGAAGGCGTTCCTGTTGAACAACCAGATCGACAAGCTGTTTGCTGCTTTCCCGCAGCTAAAGGCGGATTATCAGCTTCATTTGGAAAAGATGCAGCAGAGCAGGGCGGACGTGAGGTTGAAGAACCCGCAGTTGCGGCTGCCGGCCAACAAACTGAGGAGCGGGGAGAGGTTCTTTGGGTTTAGGCAGTGCACGTTTCATAGTCACCGGGcgacggtgggggagggcaCCTGTCCTCACACGTTGGAGATGCAGAGGAGGCCGGAGGGGAGGCAGTCGGCTActtggtttgggaggagggagagtcAGTATCATCGGGATGTGGGGAGTCTTGGCCgtgctggtggcggtgggggtgaggggatggggatggggagtgatgaggagagtgatgatgatgatgataatatTATCAGTCcggtgggggatttggatTTGAATGAGATGTCTTATTTGGATTTGTCATGA